The stretch of DNA GCATGCGGGCTGCATCATCGGGGACCAACGACCCATCAGCCCTCAGTGGAGGCCAAGAAGATGCGACCCACCTCGCCCTCAAACCGGATCTCCCGCTACTACCAAAGTGCGGCAGGGCTGCCCCTCACCCACGAGCCATTCGCCCCCGTCCCGCCGGTAGTCGGACGCCTGGACAGGCCCTCACGTCAAGTCGGCGGAAGGATCGCCGGGATGGCGGCGAGCGTCTTGCAGCTGGCCATCAGCGCCCTGTGCGTCGCCGGCGCCGTTTCGACCTGGCTCGGCCATCCCCTGGGGATCAGCCTCACCATGGCGGTCTTTTTGGGTGGCCTGATGTTCGGAACCGTGAGCCTGTTGCAGCTCTACAGTGCCCTCGCCGGTACCGCAGGCGATACCAGCTTGGTGGCCTACGACGACTAACAGCGAGCGAACCGTTACCCGTACGTTCTGCGGTGACAACGGCCGACGCTCTGCTACCCTAAGCATAACCTCTTGGAGAGTTGCGCTGACTCCCACAGGAGCGGCTGCAACGCGAAGTGAACGATCATGCCACGCCTACTCTCAATCGACGACGACCGTTCGGTCCACCACCTCGTACGCATCGCCCTGGAGGGTATCGGCGTCGAAGTCAGTTCGGCGCTGACCGCCGGTGAAGGGGTCGAAGCGATCGAGGCGTCGCCCCCCGACGCGGTGCTGCTCGACGTCATGCTCCCCGACATGTCGGGGCTCGACGCCTTCAAGCTCATCCGCGCCCGCGACCCGCACCTGCCGGTGATCATCGCCACCGCGGCCGGCAGCAGCGACACCGCGATCGAGGCGATGAAGCTCGGCGCCTTCGACTACCTGACCAAGCCGATCGACGTCGCGACGCTCGAGCGGCACGTCTCCAACGCGATCGAGTCGCGCCGCTTGGCCAACGTGCCGGTCGGCATGGACAACCTCACCAAGCCCGAGGACCGCGGCGGCGACGCCTTCGTCGGCCGTTGCCCGGCGATGCAGGAGGTCTTCAAGTCGATCGGCCGCGTCGCGCCGCAGGACGTCCCCGTGCTGGTGCGTGGCGAGAGCGGCACGGGCAAAGAGCTTGTCGCCCGCGCCATCTTCCAGCACGGCGCCCGCAACAAGGCCCCATTCCTCGCGGTGAACTGCGCCGCGCTGTCGGAGACCCTGCTGGAGAGCGAGCTGTTCGGCCACGAGAAGGGCGCGTTCACCGGCGCCCACGACCGCCGCATCGGCAAGTTCGAGCAGTGCGACGGCGGCACCATCTTCCTCGACGAGGTGGGCGACATGTCCCCCACCGTGCAGAGCAAGGTGCTCCGCCTGCTCCAGCAGCAGACCTTCGAGCGCGTCGGCGGCAACACGACGATCAAGGCCAACGTCCGCATCATCTCCGCCACCAACCGCGACCTCGAGGTGATGTGCGAGGCGGGCGAGTTCCGCAACGACCTCTTCTACCGCCTCAACGGCTACACGATCACGCTGCCGCCGCTCCGCGACCGCGGCGACGACCGCGTCATGATGCTCCAGCACTTCCTGGCGCAGCTCAACCGCGAGCTCGGCCGCGACGTGCACGGCGTCGCGCCGGACGCGATGCAGAAGCTGTTGGCGTACGACTGGCCGGGTAACGTCCGGGAGATGCAGAGCGTCGTCAAGCAGGCGATGCTGCACTGCTCGGGCCCGGTGCTGATGGCGTCGGCTCTCCCCGCTGAGATCCTGCAATCGTCGGCGATCAAAGCAGCCGCGCCCACCCCGTCCCCGACGAACGGCAACGGTAATGGCAACGGCGGCGAACCCGAAGCGACGTGGCGTGAGAACGGCTCGCACCGCGCCCCCGACGGCAACGCCTTCTCCGGGTTTATCGCCAAGGGTTTGAGCGATTCGCGCGGCGACCTCTACGCGGCGTC from Botrimarina mediterranea encodes:
- a CDS encoding sigma-54-dependent transcriptional regulator — encoded protein: MPRLLSIDDDRSVHHLVRIALEGIGVEVSSALTAGEGVEAIEASPPDAVLLDVMLPDMSGLDAFKLIRARDPHLPVIIATAAGSSDTAIEAMKLGAFDYLTKPIDVATLERHVSNAIESRRLANVPVGMDNLTKPEDRGGDAFVGRCPAMQEVFKSIGRVAPQDVPVLVRGESGTGKELVARAIFQHGARNKAPFLAVNCAALSETLLESELFGHEKGAFTGAHDRRIGKFEQCDGGTIFLDEVGDMSPTVQSKVLRLLQQQTFERVGGNTTIKANVRIISATNRDLEVMCEAGEFRNDLFYRLNGYTITLPPLRDRGDDRVMMLQHFLAQLNRELGRDVHGVAPDAMQKLLAYDWPGNVREMQSVVKQAMLHCSGPVLMASALPAEILQSSAIKAAAPTPSPTNGNGNGNGGEPEATWRENGSHRAPDGNAFSGFIAKGLSDSRGDLYAASLAFMEKELLTRVLTHTGGNQSEASRILGITRGSLRNKIRTNGIVIGPDVHVES